One Thermoanaerobaculia bacterium DNA segment encodes these proteins:
- the coxB gene encoding cytochrome c oxidase subunit II has protein sequence MLAIEFPLFPPRASTLAGSVDNLYFTLLAITAFFSTLIFLCILFFAIKYRRRSEDERPPEIHGSLKLEIVWTAIPLLIVIGLFTAGVRIYYAGARPPANSMPIYVVGKQWMWKVQHPEGKSEIDELHVPLGVPVRLLMTSEDVIHDFSIPAFRIKRDVLPGRYTTEWFQATKTGDFHLFCAQYCGTNHSAMVGHVVVMEPADFQKWLSEGPQPPSMADSGARLFAKLNCATCHSDSGKAPLLAGSFGSTVPLAAGGSIRADEAYLRESILAPRTRIVAGYPPTMPAYQGQLTESQVLELIAYLKSLPPGKGDRR, from the coding sequence ATGCTCGCGATCGAGTTTCCGCTCTTCCCGCCGCGGGCCTCGACGCTCGCCGGCTCGGTCGACAACCTCTACTTCACGCTGCTCGCGATCACGGCGTTCTTCTCCACGCTGATCTTCCTCTGCATCCTCTTCTTCGCGATCAAGTACCGGCGCCGCTCCGAGGACGAACGGCCGCCGGAGATCCACGGGTCGCTGAAGCTCGAGATCGTCTGGACGGCGATCCCGCTCCTGATCGTCATCGGCCTCTTCACGGCGGGCGTTCGGATCTATTACGCGGGAGCGCGTCCGCCCGCGAACTCGATGCCGATCTACGTCGTCGGCAAGCAGTGGATGTGGAAGGTGCAGCACCCGGAGGGGAAGAGCGAGATCGACGAGCTGCACGTGCCGCTCGGCGTTCCGGTCCGGCTCCTGATGACGTCGGAAGACGTGATCCACGACTTCTCGATCCCCGCGTTCCGCATCAAGCGCGACGTGCTGCCGGGCCGCTACACGACGGAATGGTTCCAGGCGACGAAGACCGGCGACTTCCACCTCTTCTGCGCCCAGTACTGCGGGACGAACCACTCCGCGATGGTCGGGCACGTCGTCGTGATGGAGCCGGCGGACTTCCAGAAATGGCTCTCGGAAGGGCCCCAGCCCCCCTCGATGGCGGACAGCGGGGCCCGGCTCTTCGCGAAGCTCAACTGCGCGACGTGCCATTCCGACTCCGGAAAGGCGCCGCTCCTCGCCGGCTCGTTCGGATCCACCGTTCCGCTCGCCGCCGGCGGCTCGATCCGAGCCGACGAGGCCTACCTCCGCGAGTCGATCCTCGCGCCGCGCACGCGGATCGTCGCGGGCTACCCGCCGACGATGCCGGCGTACCAGGGACAGCTCACCGAATCCCAGGTGCTCGAGCTGATCGCGTATCTCAAATCGCTTCCCCCCGGGAAAGGAGACCGCCGATGA
- a CDS encoding SCO family protein, translated as MKRAIAGILALLAASALFGQAAPSVGATAAQPQSALADVSIDQKLGAKLPLDATFRDETGRAVRLGDFFGRRPVLLAFVYYECPMLCSYVESGTLKALRVLSFTAGREFDLVTISIDPSDLPKIASAKRLDFLRQYARPAADSGVHYLTGPAESVAAVTRAAGFRYVPDPETKGFSHAAGIMLATPDGRLSKYFYGIEYSARDLKLAMMEASNARIGSPVDRVLLYCSHYDPGTGKYGVVVMRVVRLGGIATVGTLGVFMAVMFRRERRRKRP; from the coding sequence GTGAAGCGGGCGATCGCCGGAATCCTCGCGCTCCTGGCGGCCTCCGCCCTCTTCGGGCAGGCGGCGCCCAGCGTGGGCGCGACGGCCGCCCAGCCCCAGAGCGCGCTCGCGGACGTCTCGATCGACCAGAAGCTCGGCGCGAAGCTCCCGCTCGACGCGACGTTCCGCGACGAGACCGGCCGCGCCGTCCGGCTCGGCGACTTCTTCGGACGCCGCCCCGTGCTCCTCGCTTTCGTGTATTACGAGTGTCCGATGCTCTGCTCCTACGTCGAGTCGGGGACGCTGAAGGCCCTTCGCGTCCTCTCCTTCACGGCGGGGCGCGAGTTCGATCTCGTGACGATCAGCATCGATCCGTCGGACCTCCCGAAGATCGCGTCGGCCAAGCGGCTCGACTTCCTCCGGCAGTACGCGCGCCCCGCCGCGGATTCGGGAGTGCACTACCTGACCGGCCCGGCGGAATCGGTCGCGGCCGTGACGCGCGCCGCCGGCTTCCGGTACGTCCCGGACCCGGAGACGAAGGGGTTTTCGCACGCCGCGGGGATCATGCTCGCGACGCCGGACGGCCGGCTGTCGAAGTATTTCTACGGGATCGAGTACTCGGCGCGGGACCTCAAGCTCGCGATGATGGAGGCCTCGAACGCCCGGATCGGGTCTCCCGTCGACCGCGTCCTGCTCTACTGCTCGCACTACGATCCCGGGACGGGGAAGTACGGGGTCGTCGTGATGCGCGTCGTGCGCCTCGGCGGAATCGCGACGGTCGGAACGCTCGGCGTGTTCATGGCGGTCATGTTCCGCCGCGAGCGCCGGAGGAAACGTCCTTGA